GTTTGAAATAAATGAGCATTTTGAATATTACGGTTCTTACCTCAACCGTTCCTGTTACAACGAAACAGCAGAGATAACCCTGCACACGTTGAGCAAGCACATTAACGAGCTGTTGCCCGTGGTGGCAGAACTGGTGCAGGAATCGGTTTTTCCCCAGGAAGAGCTGGACATTTATGTGCAAAACTCGCAACAGCGCCTGAAGGTAAATCTGCAAAAAGGGGAATTTGTAGCCGGCCGGTTGATCGACGCCTACCTGTTTGGCGAAAAACACCCGTATGGTACTTATAATGAACTGGCAGATTACGCAGCACTGCAACGGGATGATATAGTTAAATTTTACAACGAATATTACAAACAGGGTCGCTGTGTGATATTTGTGGCCGGGAAGTTACCGGTAGATATTATCGACACGCTGGAAAAGTATTTTGGCCAGCTGCCATTAAAGCCGCGCATGGGTGGTGCAGAAGTTATTCAGCATCCGGTACAGCCGGCCACGCAGAAGAAGTATGAAATCCTGAACGATCCCAATGGCGTACAATCGGCCATTCGTATAGCCCGGCCATTCCCTAACCGGCATCACCCCGATTTTCAGAAGGTGATGGTGCTGAACAATGTGTTGGGTGGCTTTTTCGGTTCCCGATTAATGGGTAACATCCGGGAAGAAAAAGGGTATACCTACGGCATTTATAGTTACCTGTTGAATTTTACCAGCACCAGCGGCTGGATGGTGAGCACCGAAGCCGGGCGTGATGTAACGGCAGAGACTGTAAAGGAAATATATAACGAAATGGAG
The Niastella koreensis GR20-10 genome window above contains:
- a CDS encoding M16 family metallopeptidase, which encodes MLNRTVAPKIIDPVQFDIKLPATKKYKLANGIEIYALDMGSEDTLMVNWVFSAGNWFENKKAVAAAANFLLKNGTNKRNAFEINEHFEYYGSYLNRSCYNETAEITLHTLSKHINELLPVVAELVQESVFPQEELDIYVQNSQQRLKVNLQKGEFVAGRLIDAYLFGEKHPYGTYNELADYAALQRDDIVKFYNEYYKQGRCVIFVAGKLPVDIIDTLEKYFGQLPLKPRMGGAEVIQHPVQPATQKKYEILNDPNGVQSAIRIARPFPNRHHPDFQKVMVLNNVLGGFFGSRLMGNIREEKGYTYGIYSYLLNFTSTSGWMVSTEAGRDVTAETVKEIYNEMEQLRDEPIDEEELSMTRNSMIGSILGDLDGPFHVIGRWKSMILNNVDEHYFDRSVQIIKTISAEELQELAKKYLVPEEFYELVVI